From a region of the Deltaproteobacteria bacterium genome:
- a CDS encoding LLM class flavin-dependent oxidoreductase, with product MIIGYFTERPYRWVPEDEVLKNEAFFAVPNTYFDREKASQDYNYFLDEYCYAEELGFDALMLNEHHGNPFCMGSVMNVEAAILARITKRAKIVLIGNPLPVIKHPLRMAEELAEIDLISRGRLVTGWVRGAGSEQFFNNANPAYNREYFNEAHDFIIQAWTRPGPWRYEGKHFHYRHVNPWALPYQKPHPQMWIPGVLSPETAQWCAERGYPYMGLVTALGPTCDMWDFYADVAAKNGYQAGPENFGYLMSVFVADTDEKAQELGKGFMFGGGPGAFSRPEHTVPPGYNSKDAIRRLARMPSGGWVGVNAERFKAAQAGQSAYDGKDLNEVRRKLMAAYDKAQKDHLMIVGSPKTVIEKVKTILQLLRVSILTVFQVQGTVTNEERKNSMRLFAQEVAPAIREYAKQLDLPDPFQRFPGSVKLQSGVARLPVVDRTPLASLKVGM from the coding sequence ATGATCATTGGCTATTTCACCGAACGCCCCTATCGCTGGGTACCCGAGGATGAGGTGCTCAAGAATGAAGCGTTCTTTGCCGTACCGAACACATATTTCGATCGCGAGAAGGCGTCACAGGACTACAACTATTTCTTGGATGAGTATTGCTATGCTGAGGAACTCGGATTTGATGCGCTCATGCTCAATGAGCATCATGGCAACCCTTTTTGCATGGGTAGTGTCATGAACGTCGAAGCCGCGATCCTTGCGCGTATTACTAAACGTGCGAAGATCGTGCTCATCGGAAATCCCTTGCCGGTCATCAAACATCCGTTGCGCATGGCAGAAGAGCTGGCCGAGATCGACCTGATCTCGCGCGGGCGTCTTGTCACTGGTTGGGTGCGTGGCGCTGGCAGTGAGCAGTTCTTCAACAATGCGAACCCGGCCTATAATCGTGAATACTTCAACGAAGCGCATGACTTCATTATTCAAGCATGGACCAGACCTGGTCCATGGCGTTACGAAGGCAAACACTTTCATTATCGCCACGTGAACCCGTGGGCGTTACCCTACCAGAAGCCGCATCCACAGATGTGGATTCCCGGAGTCTTGAGCCCGGAAACCGCGCAGTGGTGCGCGGAACGGGGTTATCCGTACATGGGCTTAGTCACGGCGTTGGGGCCAACCTGCGATATGTGGGACTTCTATGCCGATGTCGCTGCCAAGAACGGTTACCAAGCTGGCCCAGAGAACTTCGGCTACCTGATGAGTGTGTTTGTCGCTGATACTGATGAGAAAGCCCAAGAGCTGGGCAAAGGCTTCATGTTCGGCGGCGGTCCTGGGGCGTTCTCTCGACCTGAGCATACTGTACCGCCTGGCTATAATTCAAAAGACGCGATTCGACGCCTCGCGCGTATGCCTAGTGGTGGTTGGGTAGGTGTGAACGCCGAGAGATTCAAGGCCGCGCAGGCAGGCCAGAGTGCATACGATGGTAAAGATCTGAATGAGGTCCGACGCAAACTGATGGCCGCCTATGACAAGGCCCAGAAGGACCACCTCATGATCGTTGGCTCGCCCAAGACGGTGATCGAGAAAGTCAAAACCATCTTGCAATTGTTGCGGGTCAGCATCCTCACGGTCTTCCAGGTACAAGGAACCGTGACGAACGAGGAGCGCAAGAACAGCATGCGCTTGTTCGCCCAGGAAGTCGCACCCGCTATACGCGAGTACGCCAAACAGTTAGATCTCCCCGATCCCTTCCAGCGCTTCCCTGGGTCGGTCAAGCTGCAATCCGGTGTCGCTCGACTCCCGGTGGTCGACCGCACCCCACTCGCTTCGCTGAAGGTCGGTATGTAG
- a CDS encoding amidohydrolase family protein produces MYDLLINNARICDGTGAPSFRGSVAVKDGTIAAVGKHNGEAAAKTINADGLVLAPGFIDPHTHYDAQVAWDPLITCSSWHGITTVVMGNCGVGVAPVRPELRDILMWDLVNVEAIPFEVMQRGIDWQWESHAEYLDALQKRGLGINVASLAALTPLRHYVMGEESFERAANADEIARMQQLLRDAINAGAFGFTSTILNNHIGYHGRPLACRNASRDELRAFCQVLREAGRGAIELALSAQTPGHMADEEYDLLEFLVKESTRPVTWLALFNRPGRPDSYLGVVEKVQSILGWDKSVPQVSCRPLRIQFNMRNPFIFAVFTTWHQVFNKSVEEQIKIYRDPGFRRAFREEMDRRRIFAGQWGRMTVIDAKSEAVKAVADSKKTVGDLAKAQGKHPIDVFLDLALADNLELVFDIQALNYEPEGIKRLITDPRFMIGLSDGGAHVDMLCDAPYATYLLGKWVRERQALTLEEAVRRLTLEPARFFGIPKRGQIAHGLAADLVLFDPDTVDAHDPEYVHDLPGGAKRFVAYADGIKATIVSGNILYQDDEYQGGLPGQVLRSYDA; encoded by the coding sequence ATGTACGATTTACTCATCAACAACGCGCGGATTTGTGACGGTACCGGCGCTCCCAGCTTTCGTGGCAGTGTGGCGGTGAAAGATGGGACGATTGCCGCGGTTGGGAAACACAACGGCGAGGCTGCAGCCAAGACGATCAACGCGGATGGTCTCGTGCTGGCGCCAGGGTTTATTGACCCCCATACTCACTATGACGCGCAGGTGGCCTGGGACCCCTTGATTACCTGTTCGTCGTGGCATGGCATCACTACGGTCGTAATGGGCAACTGTGGTGTTGGTGTCGCTCCCGTGCGACCCGAACTGCGCGACATCCTGATGTGGGATCTCGTCAATGTCGAAGCCATTCCCTTTGAGGTCATGCAGCGCGGCATCGACTGGCAATGGGAAAGTCACGCTGAATACCTGGACGCATTGCAGAAACGTGGGCTAGGCATTAACGTCGCCTCACTCGCAGCGCTGACGCCGCTGCGGCACTATGTCATGGGTGAGGAATCGTTTGAACGTGCAGCCAACGCTGACGAGATTGCTCGCATGCAGCAACTCCTGCGTGATGCCATCAATGCTGGTGCCTTTGGCTTTACCAGCACGATTCTTAACAACCACATTGGCTACCACGGTCGACCACTGGCGTGCCGTAACGCAAGTCGCGATGAACTGAGAGCCTTCTGCCAGGTGCTCCGCGAAGCGGGAAGGGGTGCAATCGAACTGGCACTGTCAGCCCAGACACCGGGGCACATGGCAGATGAAGAGTACGACCTCCTTGAGTTCCTGGTCAAAGAAAGCACACGACCAGTGACATGGCTTGCGTTGTTTAACCGACCAGGGCGACCGGATTCGTACCTCGGTGTCGTTGAAAAAGTGCAGTCGATTCTCGGGTGGGACAAATCCGTGCCACAGGTCTCGTGTCGACCGCTGCGGATACAGTTCAACATGCGCAATCCGTTCATTTTTGCCGTCTTCACCACGTGGCACCAAGTGTTCAACAAGAGCGTCGAAGAACAAATCAAGATTTATCGGGATCCTGGTTTCCGCCGAGCGTTCCGTGAAGAGATGGATCGACGGCGCATCTTTGCCGGTCAATGGGGACGCATGACCGTGATCGACGCCAAAAGTGAAGCGGTGAAAGCGGTCGCCGACAGTAAGAAAACCGTTGGTGATCTTGCCAAAGCACAGGGGAAGCACCCCATCGATGTGTTCCTTGATCTCGCGCTTGCGGACAATCTTGAATTGGTCTTCGATATCCAGGCACTCAACTATGAACCCGAGGGCATCAAGCGCCTCATCACCGACCCACGTTTCATGATTGGCCTGTCGGATGGTGGTGCACATGTGGATATGCTTTGTGATGCACCCTATGCAACCTATCTGTTAGGGAAATGGGTGCGTGAACGACAAGCGTTGACATTGGAAGAAGCCGTGCGCCGTCTGACCCTGGAGCCCGCACGTTTCTTCGGTATTCCGAAACGCGGTCAGATTGCGCACGGATTGGCTGCCGATCTGGTGTTATTCGATCCTGACACCGTCGATGCGCACGATCCAGAATACGTGCATGACCTGCCTGGTGGTGCGAAACGCTTTGTCGCCTACGCCGACGGTATCAAGGCGACCATCGTATCCGGCAACATTCTCTATCAGGATGATGAGTACCAGGGTGGGTTACCGGGGCAGGTGCTGCGGAGCTACGATGCGTGA
- a CDS encoding enoyl-CoA hydratase/isomerase family protein, with product MSTQSDERANARAREKSLGFVGRPRFEDYREKYAKFFKMERRNGILQVQMHSDGGSVVYGLPIHNAWSQLWMEIGNDPDNEVLIFGGAGDQWIAGFDPEMSKLALHELPSDAFYDQIYSDATKLLEAFIFNIDIPTIACINGAGLHTEFALLCDITLCAQHAELFDPHFKFGLVPGDGQGLTFQELMGTKRAAYYLYTSDKVNAEMAKEMGLVNEVLPLERLYPRAWEIAELIMKKPRAIRRMTSAVLRRQWKRRLVDDLGFHIAHELLGMHLNKAE from the coding sequence ATGAGTACACAGAGTGACGAACGAGCGAACGCCCGGGCGCGGGAGAAGAGCCTAGGTTTTGTTGGTCGGCCTCGGTTCGAGGACTATCGTGAGAAATACGCAAAGTTTTTCAAGATGGAGCGCCGCAATGGCATCCTTCAGGTCCAAATGCACAGCGACGGTGGGTCGGTTGTGTACGGCCTTCCCATTCATAACGCGTGGTCACAGTTATGGATGGAGATCGGCAATGACCCTGACAATGAAGTGCTGATCTTCGGCGGCGCCGGGGACCAGTGGATCGCCGGGTTTGACCCGGAAATGTCCAAACTGGCGCTCCATGAGTTACCATCAGACGCGTTCTACGACCAGATCTACTCAGACGCGACGAAACTGCTCGAAGCCTTCATTTTCAATATCGACATTCCCACCATTGCTTGTATCAACGGCGCGGGGTTGCACACCGAATTCGCACTCTTGTGCGACATCACACTCTGTGCACAACACGCGGAACTGTTCGATCCACACTTTAAGTTTGGCCTTGTGCCGGGCGACGGCCAGGGGCTGACATTCCAGGAATTGATGGGAACCAAGCGCGCAGCCTACTATCTATACACCAGTGACAAGGTCAACGCTGAGATGGCCAAGGAGATGGGCCTGGTGAACGAGGTGTTGCCGCTTGAGCGCTTATATCCACGGGCATGGGAAATTGCTGAGCTGATCATGAAAAAGCCACGTGCCATCCGCCGCATGACCAGTGCCGTGTTACGACGCCAATGGAAGCGACGACTGGTGGATGATCTCGGCTTCCACATCGCGCATGAGCTACTCGGCATGCATTTGAACAAAGCGGAGTAA